In Oryza glaberrima chromosome 8, OglaRS2, whole genome shotgun sequence, the following are encoded in one genomic region:
- the LOC127782323 gene encoding putative glucose-6-phosphate 1-epimerase: MAAPPPSSPSPPPAAAAAATQQTQPQPQPQTPFYELVKGNSGLEKVLLRGTRGFSAEVYLYGAQVTSWKNDHAEELLFVSSKAIFKPPKAIRGGIPICFPQFGTHGNLEQHGFARNRLWTIDDNPPPLPVNPAIKSFVDLILRPSDEDLKIWPHSFEFRLRVALGPNGDLSLTSRIRNTNTDGRSFSYTFAYHTYFSVSDISEVRVEGLETMDYLDNLKGKERFTEQGDAIVFESEIDKVYLAAPSKIAIIDHEKKRTFVLTKEGLPDAVVWNPWDKKAKAMQDFGDGEYKHMLCVEPAAVEKPITLKPGEEWKGRLALSAVPSSYCSGQLDPLKVLQG; this comes from the exons ATGGCCgccccgccgccttcctccccgtcgccgccgccggcggcggcggctgcggcgacgcagcagacgcagccgcagccgcagccgcagacGCCGTTCTACGAGCTCGTCAAGGGAAACTCCGGCCTCGAGAAGGTCCTTCTCCGCGGCACGCGCGGCTTCTCCGCTGAG GTCTATCTTTATGGAGCTCAAGTAACCTCATGGAAGAATGACCATGCGGAGGAGTTGCTTTTTGTCAGCAGTAAG GCTATTTTCAAACCTCCAAAAGCCATTCGTGGTGGGATACCCATTTGCTTCCCCCAA TTTGGAACACATGGAAATCTTGAACAACATGGATTTGCAAGGAACCGATTATGGACTATTGATGATAATCCACCACCTTTACCAGTAAACCCTGCTATTAAATCTTTTGTTGATCTGATTCTGAGGCCTTCTGATGAGGATTTAAAGATCTGGCCTCACAG TTTTGAGTTCCGCTTGAGAGTTGCTCTTGGTCCTAATGGGGATTTAAGTCTCACTTCTCGAATTAGGAATACCAACACTGATGGAAGATCTTTCTCTTACACATTTGCATATCACACATACTTCTCTGTCTCTGACATCAG TGAAGTGCGTGTTGAAGGGCTGGAAACAATGGACTACCTTGACAATTTGAAGGGAAAGGAGCGTTTTACAGAGCAAGGGGATGCTATTGTATTTGAATCAGAG ATTGATAAGGTATACCTTGCTGCACCTTCAAAAATTGCAATTATTgatcatgaaaagaaaagaacatttgTCTTGACAAAAGAAGGACTTCCAGATGCTG TTGTTTGGAACCCTTGGGACAAGAAGGCAAAAGCTATGCAAGATTTTGGAGATGGAGAATACAAACACATGCTTTGTGTGGAGCCTGCAGCTGTTGAGAAGCCTATTACTCTGAAGCCAGGTGAAGAGTGGAAAGGAAGACTTGCACTCTCAGCTGTTCCTTCCAGTTACTGTAGTGGGCAGTTAGATCCGTTGAAGGTCCTTCAAGGTTGA